A region from the Aegilops tauschii subsp. strangulata cultivar AL8/78 chromosome 5, Aet v6.0, whole genome shotgun sequence genome encodes:
- the LOC109757867 gene encoding uncharacterized protein translates to MDGGGVSSDISRSVRVLIEGQPSAAGVFSATPFEPQLSDDSPPRSSLEGGGSASLDAAAASCSERVDGGGAAAEGPERRLTLLALRLAILEKAASGLGALGFIWATVVLLGGFAITLGKDDFWSVTIILLIEGARIFSRSHELEWQHQATWSLSAAGRSSFRLVARSFRFVFGLDGRGGSAKNMDASSSRWSWRLKSWGFLSRHVGRAFYWLQLASATACVTLSAVRLVRQDFGEAEDARTNRRSALDIFYGLALAEALLFLAEKAMWEWEVSHGRLLERVASECHLAGAPGLLAIRRFFYDAYSRCVDGSIFDGLRMDLVSFAEELLVEGSHDEQRIGVGILVNVAGSPRLGDTALHRVGTSAAVMERLVEMLGWKGAAEAGARASAALVVSKLASKKRNALRVAGVPGAIESVSSLLYAADEECNLLGLLIIKRLAQDHDNCSKIGNARGLLDKIINFSSIGAAGAPSTVITHSRAKAVKRSLQVIRMLADTTGSTGKQLRREVAEIVFTVSNIRAVLQHAAGHLELQRLGAEVLTRLAMDEDAREKIGGTGSVISLLLAMFFRQGITDEGDAVRVEAGEALAMLALDSPHNCERILNAAPTVVDRLVEALSDNAVGVGAARILTNLCAYTGGERFPEVRAVTSGAATVLRNIMAKKSKLLEVSLGLAAQAVRLMAPHELAHHLARAGVSEVDLVNRLVHVLARYSCPSIKVPRIRRFTVELLIGMLRMDSSFAELMAAAGMGRELRHVAETTSELECFHVFSGSAGVSRHAVSLCALVSEARELMDMDFRSQ, encoded by the coding sequence ATGGACGGCGGCGGTGTCAGCTCCGACATTAGCCGGTCTGTGCGGGTGCTCATCGAGGGCCAGCCGAGCGCGGCGGGGGTGTTCTCCGCCACGCCGTTCGAGCCGCAGCTGTCGGATGACTCGCCCCCACGCTCGAGCCTCGAAGGCGGCGGATCGGCCAGCCTCGACGCGGCGGCGGCCTCGTGCAGCGAGCGAGTCGacggcggtggggcggcggcggaggggccCGAGCGGAGGCTCACGCTGCTGGCGCTGCGGCTGGCGATCCTGGAGAAGGCGGCCAGCGGGCTGGGCGCGCTGGGGTTCATCTGGGCCACCGTCGTCCTCCTCGGCGGCTTCGCCATCACCCTCGGCAAGGACGACTTCTGGTCCGTCACCATCATCCTCCTCATCGAGGGCGCACGCATCTTCAGCCGCAGCCACGAGCTCGAGTGGCAGCACCAGGCCACCTGGTCGCTCTCCGCTGCCGGCCGCTCCAGCTTCCGCCTCGTCGCCCGCTCCTTCCGCTTCGTCTTCGGCCTCGACGGCCGCGGCGGCAGCGCCAAGAATATGGATGCCTCGTCGTCTAGATGGAGCTGGAGATTGAAGAGCTGGGGCTTCCTGTCGAGGCACGTCGGGAGGGCCTTCTACTGGCTGCAGCTAGCGTCCGCCACGGCCTGCGTCACGCTGTCGGCGGTGCGGCTCGTCAGGCAGGACTTCGGCGAAGCGGAGGACGCGCGGACTAACCGGCGATCGGCGCTGGACATCTTCTACGGCCTCGCGCTGGCGGAGGCGCTTCTCTTCCTCGCGGAGAAGGCGATGTGGGAGTGGGAGGTGAGCCACGGCCGTCTGCTCGAGCGCGTCGCGAGCGAGTGCCACCTCGCTGGCGCACCGGGGCTCCTCGCCATCCGTCGCTTCTTCTACGACGCATACTCTCGGTGCGTCGACGGGAGCATATTCGACGGCCTCCGCATGGACCTCGTCTCCTTCGCCGAGGAGCTCCTCGTGGAGGGCTCGCACGACGAGCAGCGGATCGGCGTCGGCATCCTCGTCAACGTCGCCGGGAGTCCAAGGCTCGGTGACACGGCGTTGCATCGGGTCGGCACGTCAGCAGCAGTCATGGAGCGGCTGGTGGAGATGCTCGGCTGGAAGGGCGCGGCGGAGGCCGGGGCGAGGGCGTCCGCGGCACTCGTCGTGTCCAAGCTCGCCAGCAAGAAGCGGAACGCGCTCCGGGTCGCCGGCGTTCCAGGCGCCATCGAGTCCGTGTCGTCGCTGCTCTACGCAGCGGACGAGGAGTGCAACCTACTCGGCCTCCTCATCATCAAGAGGCTCGCGCAAGACCACGACAACTGCAGCAAGATCGGCAACGCCCGGGGCCTCCTCGACAAGATCATCAACTTCTCCAGCATCGGCGCTGCCGGCGCACCATCCACGGTCATCACCCATTCGCGCGCTAAAGCAGTGAAGCGGTCGCTGCAGGTGATCAGGATGCTCGCCGACACGACCGGGAGCACGGGGAAACAGCTGCGGCGAGAGGTGGCGGAGATCGTGTTCACGGTCAGCAACATCCGCGCTGTACTGCAGCACGCCGCCGGCCACCTGGAGCTGCAGCGGCTCGGTGCCGAGGTGCTCACCCGGCTCGCCATGGACGAGGACGCGCGTGAGAAGATCGGCGGCACTGGCAGTGTCATCTCGCTCCTCCTCGCCATGTTCTTCCGGCAAGGCATCACTGACGAGGGTGACGCCGTGCGCGTCGAGGCCGGCGAGGCGCTCGCCATGCTGGCGCTCGACAGCCCGCACAACTGCGAGAGAATACTCAACGCTGCCCCCACCGTTGTCGACCGACTCGTGGAGGCGCTGAGTGACAACGCCGTCGGGGTCGGCGCGGCAAGGATCCTCACCAACCTGTGCGCGTACACCGGCGGCGAGCGGTTCCCGGAGGTCCGCGCCGTCACGTCCGGCGCCGCCACGGTGCTGCGCAACATCATGGCCAAGAAGTCGAAGCTGCTGGAGGTGTCGCTGGGCCTCGCGGCGCAGGCAGTGAGGCTCATGGCGCCTCATGAGCTGGCCCACCACCTCGCCCGCGCCGGCGTCAGCGAGGTGGACCTGGTGAACAGGCTGGTGCACGTGCTGGCGAGGTACAGCTGCCCTTCGATCAAGGTGCCGCGGATCAGACGGTTCACGGTGGAGCTCCTGATCGGGATGCTCAGGATGGACTCGTCGTTCGCGGAGCtgatggcggcggcggggatGGGGCGGGAGCTGCGGCACGTGGCGGAGACGACGTCGGAGCTGGAGTGCTTCCACGTGTTCTCCGGCAGCGCCGGGGTAAGCCGGCACGCGGTGAGCCTCTGCGCGCTCGTCAGCGAGGCACGGGAGCTCATGGACATGGACTTCCGCAGCCAGTAG